From the Carya illinoinensis cultivar Pawnee chromosome 4, C.illinoinensisPawnee_v1, whole genome shotgun sequence genome, one window contains:
- the LOC122308539 gene encoding pre-mRNA-splicing factor SLU7-A, which translates to MATASVAFKSREDHRKQIELEEARKAGLAPAEVDEDGKEINPHIPQYMSSAPWYLNAERPSLKHQRKWKSDPNYTKSWYDRGAKIYQADKYRKGACENCGSMTHDAKACMERPRKVGAKWTNKHIAPDEKIETFELDYDGKRDRWNGYDASTYAYVIERYEARDEARRKYLKDQQLKKLEKNNNQNGEAEVSDEDDDEDDLRVDEAKVDESKQMDFAKVEKRVRTTGGGSTGTVRNLRIREDTAKYLLNLDVNSAHYDPKTRSMREDPLPDADPNEKFYGGDNQHRNSGEALEFKQLNIHAWEAFDKGQDIHMQAAPSQAELLYKNYKVIKEKLKSQTKDTILEKYGNAATEEDIPMELLLGQSEREVEYDRAGRIIKGQEKALPRSKYEEDVFINNHTSVWGSWWMDHQWGYKCCKQTIRNSYCTGAAGIEASEAATDLMKANIARKEATEEIPSPVEEKRLATWGTDVPDDLVLDEKLLAEALKKEDGRRREERDERKRKYNVRWNDEVTLEDMEAYRMKKVHHDDPMKDFLH; encoded by the exons ATGGCGACCGCTTCAG TTGCTTTCAAGTCTAGGGAGGACCATCGTAAGCAAATTGAATTGGAAGAGGCGCGTAAAGCTGGGCTTGCACCAGCTGAGGTTGACGAGGATGGAAAAGAGATCAACCCTCACATTCCCCAGTATATGTCATCTGCACCTTGGTATCTCAACGCTGAGAGACCT agTTTAAAACATCAAAGGAAGTGGAAGTCAGATCCGAATTACACCAAGTCATGGTATGACAGAGGTGCCAAAATTTATCAGGCTGATAAGTACAGGAAGGGTGCATGTGAAAA CTGTGGATCCATGACACATGATGCAAAGGCATGTATGGAAAGACCCCGGAAAGTGGGAGCAAAGTGGACAAACAAACACATTGCACCTGATGAAAAAATAGAGACCTTTGAGCTTGACTATGATGGTAAACGGGACCGTTGGAATGGATATGATGCATCCACCTATGCCTATGTCATTGAGAGATATGAAGCAAGGGATGAAGCTCGAAGGAAATACCTGAAAGATCAACAGCTTAAGAAACTTGAGAAAAACAATAACCAAAATGGTGAGGCTGAGGTAAGcgatgaggatgatgatgaagatgatctCAGGGTGGATGAAGCCAAGGTTGATGAGAGCAAGCAAATGGACTTTGCAAAGGTTGAAAAGCGTGTACGCACAACAGGCGGTGGGAGTACTGGAACTGTGAG GAACTTGCGTATTCGGGAGGACACGGCAAAATATCTTTTAAATCTTGATGTCAACTCTGCGCACTATGATCCCAAAACACGGTCTATGCGTGAAGATCCTCTTCCAGATGCAGATCCGAATGAGAAGTTCTATGGG GGAGATAACCAACATAGGAATAGTGGTGAAGCTTTGGAGTTCAAGCAGCTCAACATCCATGCCTGGGAAGCATTTGATAAGGGGCAAGACATTCATATGCAAGCGGCTCCATCCCAAGCTGAGTTGCTTTATAAGAATTATAAGGTCATTAAGGAGAAACTGAAGTCCCAAACAAAAGACACCATATTGGAGAAGTATGGAAATGCGGCTACTGAAGAAGACATTCCGATGGAGCTTCTACTAGGACAAAGTGAAAGAGAAGTTGAATATGATCGTGCTGGCAGGATCATAAAAGGGCAG GAGAAAGCACTTCCAAGAAGCAAGTATGAAGAAGATGTTTTCATCAACAACCATACAAGTGTTTGGGGTTCATGGTGGATGGATCATCAGTGGGGTTACAAGTGCTGCAAGCAAACGATCCGAAACAGCTACTGCACTGGTGCTGCTGGAATAGAAGCTTCTGAGGCTGCAACAGATCTTATGAAGGCTAATATTGCTCGTAAGGAAGCTACTGAAG AGATACCTTCACCGGTGGAGGAGAAAAGGCTTGCTACTTGGGGAACTGATGTCCCAGATGACTTGGTTTTGGATGAGAAGTTACTGGCTGAAGCACTTAAAAAG GAGGATGGAAggaggagagaagagagagatgagagaaagcGCAAATACAATGTTAGATGGAATGATGAG GTTACACTTGAGGATATGGAGGCATACAGGATGAAGAAAGTACATCATGATGATCCAATGAAGGACTTCTTACACTAG
- the LOC122306840 gene encoding transcription factor MYB4-like produces MVRAPCCEKMGLKKGPWTPEEDQILITYVQRYGHGNWRALPKQAGLLRCGKSCRLRWTNYLRPDIKRGNFSREEEDTIINLHEMLGNRWSAIAARLPGRTDNEIKNVWHTHLKKRLVKQHQDSTPAAAKRSCAPATNTFEYSHVAKINELEPMNFPSHDAASESPEHRPVSPQECSSDLSSTITMADINSDNSGYLKAESPGNFPEMDENFWSEVLWTEDSGEVNDFSAAVGGDHLDQEVQLPFSPIGTLMEPVHAFGSNMHDSMDFWFNLFPRAGELPDLPEF; encoded by the exons atggtGAGAGCTCCATGCTGTGAGAAGATGGGGTTGAAGAAAGGTCCTTGGACCCCTGAAGAAGATCAGATTCTGATCACTTACGTTCAACGCTACGGCCATGGAAATTGGCGAGCACTTCCAAAACAAGCTG GTTTACTGAGGTGTGGAAAGAGTTGCAGGCTCCGGTGGACAAATTACCTGAGACCAGACATCAAAAGAGGAAATTTTAGCAGAGAAGAAGAGGATACAATCATAAATTTACACGAAATGTTAGGCAATAG ATGGTCGGCAATTGCAGCTAGGCTACCAGGACGAACAGACaatgagataaaaaatgttTGGCACACCCACTTGAAAAAGAGGCTCGTCAAACAACACCAAGACAGTACCCCAGCAGCGGCCAAAAGAAGTTGTGCTCCGGCCACCAATACGTTCGAATACTCTCACGTGGCTAAAATTAATGAACTAGAACCCATGAATTTTCCAAGTCATGATGCAGCATCTGAGAGCCCAGAACATAGACCAGTCTCCCCACAAGAATGTTCAAGTGACTTGTCATCCACGATCACCATGGCTGACATTAACAGCGACAACAGTGGGTACCTGAAAGCCGAATCCCCAGGAAACTTCCCGGAAATGGATGAGAATTTCTGGTCAGAGGTGTTGTGGACAGAAGATTCGGGGGaggtgaatgatttttctgcTGCAGTTGGTGGTGATCATCTTGATCAAGAAGTTCAACTTCCATTTTCTCCAATAGGGACATTAATGGAGCCTGTCCATGCGTTTGGTTCAAACATGCACGATAGCATGGATTTTTGGTTCAACCTTTTCCCAAGGGCGGGGGAATTGCCAGATTTACCAGAATTTTGA